One part of the Actinomyces howellii genome encodes these proteins:
- a CDS encoding fluoride efflux transporter FluC yields MSPLAWLVLALAGGLGAMARFTVDSRVNAALRPRDGASDRHRVRPSLGTVVVNLSACLALGILSGAAAGAPQWVHAVVGTGFLGGYSTFSTACLEGARLWLDGRGAAGLVHGLAMTGGTLTAAALGVAAGSALPAVLGASAG; encoded by the coding sequence ATGAGCCCACTGGCCTGGCTGGTTCTCGCCCTCGCCGGCGGCCTGGGGGCCATGGCCAGGTTCACGGTGGACTCCCGGGTCAACGCGGCCCTCCGCCCCCGTGACGGCGCCTCCGACCGCCACCGGGTGCGGCCGTCCCTGGGCACGGTCGTCGTCAACCTGAGCGCCTGCCTGGCGCTGGGGATCCTCAGCGGAGCGGCGGCCGGAGCACCCCAGTGGGTGCACGCGGTGGTCGGCACGGGCTTTCTCGGGGGGTACTCGACCTTCTCCACCGCCTGCCTGGAGGGGGCCAGGCTCTGGCTCGACGGGCGAGGCGCCGCAGGTCTCGTCCACGGCCTGGCGATGACCGGTGGGACCCTGACGGCAGCCGCCCTCGGAGTGGCGGCTGGGTCCGCGCTCCCGGCGGTCCTCGGAGCCTCGGCCGGCTGA
- a CDS encoding nodulation protein NfeD yields MSPFLWCAVIGCGLLVLSLVLDGLLDGLDELLFEGALPVIACVIGVFGGVGLAVEALAGGSAPAVIALGVPVVGALASGVLTRRVWTRLRRSMPRNTVPMTPAELIGTEVRVLWWKDGRGEVAAVARGQQATLPARCDDPLRTGAVAWVTDTDDAVLILTDVAATDDTTSRS; encoded by the coding sequence ATGAGCCCCTTCCTGTGGTGCGCCGTCATCGGATGCGGCCTCCTCGTCCTGTCCCTCGTCCTCGACGGCCTGCTCGACGGCCTCGATGAGCTGCTCTTCGAGGGGGCCCTGCCGGTCATCGCCTGCGTGATCGGCGTCTTCGGCGGGGTCGGCCTGGCCGTCGAGGCGCTGGCCGGCGGGAGCGCCCCGGCCGTCATCGCCCTGGGAGTCCCCGTCGTCGGCGCGCTGGCTTCCGGGGTCCTGACCCGCCGGGTCTGGACGCGCCTGCGCCGCTCGATGCCGCGCAACACCGTTCCGATGACCCCTGCCGAGCTGATCGGGACCGAGGTGCGCGTGCTGTGGTGGAAGGACGGTCGAGGCGAGGTCGCCGCCGTCGCCCGCGGCCAGCAGGCGACCCTTCCGGCGCGCTGCGACGACCCCCTGCGGACCGGCGCCGTGGCCTGGGTCACCGACACCGACGACGCCGTCCTCATCCTCACCGACGTGGCCGCCACCGACGACACGACGAGCCGCTCATGA
- a CDS encoding FluC/FEX family fluoride channel, whose product MSSSRRTSLAAVGAGGALGTLLRAAAEAAWPTPPGHLPVTTLVINLAGALCLGLLTGAWAVGQGRGSTLRLALGTGVMGGLTTHSTYVLEAHGLLTGGSPALGAAYLLGSLAAGLLASALGLLLGGSLRGRHHREGT is encoded by the coding sequence GTGTCGAGTAGCCGCCGGACCTCGTTGGCGGCCGTCGGCGCGGGCGGTGCGCTCGGGACGCTGCTGCGAGCCGCCGCCGAGGCGGCCTGGCCGACGCCACCCGGGCACCTGCCGGTCACGACGCTGGTCATCAACCTCGCCGGCGCCCTGTGCCTCGGGCTGCTCACCGGGGCCTGGGCGGTGGGGCAGGGCCGCGGGAGCACCCTGCGCCTCGCCCTGGGGACCGGGGTCATGGGCGGGCTGACGACGCACTCGACCTACGTCCTTGAGGCGCACGGCCTGCTGACCGGGGGCAGCCCGGCCCTCGGGGCCGCCTACCTCCTGGGCTCCCTCGCGGCCGGGCTGCTCGCCTCCGCCCTCGGTCTCCTCCTCGGCGGGAGCCTGCGGGGCAGGCACCACCGGGAGGGCACATGA
- a CDS encoding flotillin family protein, whose product MLIIAIVSVAVLVLLIGIYMLTRVVVVPSNMTGLISGSARNGEVKIIRPGGRDFVLPIIQSIQYLPFTQNTIGFKVRAEDENKINVNVSAVAAVKVGDSDEQVRAAAKRFLGKPNTDQAIADSARDALIGSLRSIIGHMTVTDLISDRDALQKNVFDDAKSVMANMGLEIDVLQISEITDDGGYIESLGVPELQRVEKDARIARANAEREAKDAEVTSRQQIAERERDLSLRQAQLKSETDKAQAEADSAGPLARAAKEREIAVIEQEAAEAKAVLTERELDSSVRRPADAARYQREQEAEAAKVEAIRKAEAEAERTRLDAEAQAAATVARAEAEARATAARAKAEAEAIAARGRAEAEAVRAAGEAEAKSMSDKADALAKYGQAATQQMVLDKAPEIARALAEPLAGIKDMSIISTEGASALPKAVAGNVEQLDAVMRSLTGSGLTDMVSRFTGTDTKA is encoded by the coding sequence GTGCTGATCATCGCCATCGTCTCCGTCGCAGTCCTCGTCCTGCTCATCGGCATCTACATGCTCACCCGGGTCGTCGTCGTCCCCTCGAACATGACCGGGCTCATCTCCGGGTCCGCGCGCAACGGGGAGGTCAAGATCATCCGCCCCGGTGGTCGCGACTTCGTCCTGCCGATCATCCAGTCGATCCAGTACCTCCCCTTCACCCAGAACACGATCGGCTTCAAGGTCCGTGCTGAGGACGAGAACAAGATCAACGTCAACGTCTCGGCGGTGGCGGCCGTCAAGGTCGGCGACTCCGACGAGCAGGTGCGCGCGGCGGCCAAGCGCTTCCTGGGCAAGCCCAACACCGACCAGGCGATCGCCGACTCCGCGCGCGACGCCCTCATCGGCTCGCTGCGTTCGATCATCGGGCACATGACCGTCACCGACCTCATCTCCGACCGCGACGCCCTGCAGAAGAACGTCTTCGACGACGCCAAGTCCGTCATGGCCAACATGGGTCTGGAGATCGACGTCCTCCAGATCTCTGAGATCACCGACGACGGCGGGTACATCGAGTCCCTCGGTGTTCCCGAGCTTCAGCGGGTGGAGAAGGACGCCCGGATCGCGCGGGCCAACGCCGAGCGGGAGGCCAAGGACGCCGAGGTCACCTCGCGCCAGCAGATCGCCGAGCGTGAGCGGGACCTGTCCCTGCGCCAGGCGCAGCTGAAGTCCGAGACCGACAAGGCCCAGGCGGAGGCCGACTCCGCCGGGCCGCTGGCGCGGGCCGCCAAGGAGCGCGAGATCGCCGTCATCGAGCAGGAGGCGGCCGAGGCCAAGGCCGTGCTCACCGAGCGCGAGCTCGACTCCTCCGTGCGCCGCCCGGCCGACGCGGCCCGCTACCAGCGCGAGCAGGAGGCCGAGGCCGCCAAGGTCGAGGCCATCCGCAAGGCGGAGGCCGAGGCCGAGCGCACGCGCCTGGACGCCGAGGCCCAGGCGGCCGCGACCGTGGCCCGCGCCGAGGCAGAGGCCCGGGCGACCGCGGCCCGCGCCAAGGCGGAGGCCGAGGCCATCGCCGCACGCGGCCGCGCCGAGGCCGAGGCGGTGCGCGCGGCGGGTGAGGCCGAGGCCAAGTCGATGAGCGACAAGGCCGACGCCCTGGCCAAGTACGGTCAGGCGGCCACCCAGCAGATGGTCCTCGACAAGGCCCCCGAGATCGCCCGCGCCCTGGCTGAGCCGCTGGCCGGCATCAAGGACATGTCGATCATCTCCACCGAGGGCGCCTCGGCGCTGCCCAAGGCGGTGGCCGGCAACGTCGAGCAGCTCGACGCCGTCATGCGCTCCCTGACCGGCTCGGGCCTGACCGACATGGTCTCCCGCTTCACGGGGACCGACACGAAGGCCTGA
- a CDS encoding DUF2079 domain-containing protein, translated as MKSRLLPGPMKSPLPLVLPAVPVVIGAWILVVYSVGQWRAMTVPSWDLAIFSELAKAYSRLEAPIVPIKGDGYNLLGDHFHPILVLLGPVWRLFPSPLALLIVQDLLIAVSAWPITRLAVRLLGGPAGTVLGLFYVLAWGFQGAVAAQFHEIAFAVPMLAWGSVAFVESRWRACVLWIAPLVLVKEDLGLTVFMAGLAIALRGWQDSPGGEPQPGRTSLSRPVVIGLGLAAFGAAAFALTVGVILPALSPTGTWEYGLSGDGAAGGNLLARLLTPSVKIATLAMVACTAGLIGLASPWAGLVLPTLAWRLASSKEFYWDWQYWHYNAILIPVAVGALLDVVARLKGRSSTGTWMGAPVRYRWAVALAVAVPLATGAATASQLPLWDMTVKGYGSTSSRAAAAEQIIDLIPEGSTVETDLTLLAYLVPTTTVSWVGTSSTDTDYVVVDSLSSAWGGNPPSDAAQWATDGSTQGARYELVLDVDGFQVAKRVE; from the coding sequence ATGAAGTCCCGTCTGCTCCCTGGCCCGATGAAGTCCCCTCTGCCCCTCGTCCTGCCCGCGGTCCCCGTGGTCATCGGCGCGTGGATCCTCGTCGTCTACTCCGTCGGGCAGTGGCGCGCGATGACCGTGCCCAGCTGGGACCTGGCGATCTTCTCCGAGCTCGCCAAGGCCTACTCCCGCCTCGAGGCACCGATCGTGCCCATCAAGGGTGACGGCTACAACCTCCTGGGCGACCACTTCCACCCGATCCTCGTCCTCCTGGGTCCGGTGTGGCGGCTCTTCCCCTCCCCCCTGGCGCTCCTCATCGTCCAGGACCTGCTCATCGCCGTGTCCGCCTGGCCGATCACCCGTCTCGCGGTCCGGCTCCTCGGAGGACCGGCGGGCACCGTCCTGGGGCTGTTCTACGTCCTGGCCTGGGGCTTCCAGGGGGCGGTCGCGGCCCAGTTCCACGAGATCGCCTTCGCCGTGCCGATGCTCGCCTGGGGCTCGGTCGCCTTCGTCGAGAGCCGGTGGAGGGCCTGCGTCCTGTGGATCGCCCCACTCGTGCTCGTCAAGGAGGACCTGGGACTGACCGTGTTCATGGCGGGTCTGGCCATCGCGCTGCGCGGGTGGCAGGACAGCCCGGGCGGCGAGCCGCAGCCCGGCAGGACGAGCCTGTCCAGGCCGGTTGTCATCGGGCTGGGGCTCGCCGCCTTCGGTGCCGCCGCCTTCGCGCTCACCGTCGGCGTCATCCTGCCCGCCCTCAGCCCGACCGGCACCTGGGAGTACGGGCTGAGCGGCGACGGCGCGGCCGGCGGCAACCTGCTCGCCCGCCTGCTCACGCCCTCGGTCAAGATCGCCACCCTGGCCATGGTCGCCTGCACGGCCGGGCTCATCGGCCTGGCCTCACCCTGGGCGGGCCTCGTCCTGCCGACCCTCGCCTGGCGCCTGGCCTCCTCCAAGGAGTTCTACTGGGACTGGCAGTACTGGCACTACAACGCGATCCTCATCCCGGTCGCCGTGGGGGCCCTGCTCGACGTCGTCGCGCGGCTCAAGGGGCGGTCCTCCACCGGCACGTGGATGGGCGCCCCCGTGCGCTACCGCTGGGCGGTGGCCCTGGCCGTGGCCGTGCCGCTGGCCACCGGCGCGGCGACCGCCTCCCAGCTGCCGCTGTGGGACATGACGGTCAAGGGCTACGGCTCCACCTCCTCACGCGCCGCGGCCGCCGAGCAGATCATCGACCTCATCCCCGAGGGATCGACGGTCGAGACCGACCTGACCCTTCTGGCCTACCTCGTGCCGACGACGACGGTGTCGTGGGTGGGGACCTCCTCGACGGACACCGACTACGTCGTCGTCGACTCCCTGTCCTCGGCCTGGGGCGGCAACCCTCCCTCCGACGCCGCCCAGTGGGCCACCGACGGCTCGACCCAGGGCGCACGCTACGAGCTCGTCCTCGACGTCGACGGGTTCCAGGTGGCCAAGCGTGTCGAGTAG
- a CDS encoding LacI family DNA-binding transcriptional regulator, giving the protein MGARGGARAGAASIGDVARLAGVSAQTVSRVSRGADNVRPDTRDKVLRAMDQLGYAPNRAARALRSGSFNVIGVLTQQIQRTGEAYTTSGVLEAAARAGYSVSLAQVEHPESQEVRDAVFRLQHQAIDGLVIVQSGRAGPEHLMLPAGLPVASSDSALVGHYPSASADQVQGVRDAVDHLLGLGHRTVHHVTGPRDSQSAVVRAAAWSRRLEESGIPVPAPVTGGWEARDGYEAGLRLAADPEVTAVFCANDEVALGLVRALHEAGRRVPEDVSVVGFDGLPLAEYTFPPLTTVRQDFQRAGAEMVRLVLEQAAGAVIDRGYQLVIPTELVVHASTAPPPPGS; this is encoded by the coding sequence ATGGGGGCACGGGGTGGGGCCAGGGCAGGGGCGGCGTCGATCGGAGACGTCGCCCGCCTCGCCGGTGTCTCGGCCCAGACGGTCTCGCGGGTCTCGCGCGGCGCGGACAACGTCCGTCCCGACACGCGTGACAAGGTCCTGCGGGCGATGGACCAGCTCGGCTACGCCCCCAACCGGGCGGCGCGGGCCCTGCGCTCCGGCTCCTTCAACGTCATCGGCGTCCTCACCCAGCAGATCCAGCGCACGGGCGAGGCCTACACGACCAGCGGCGTCCTCGAGGCCGCCGCCCGCGCCGGGTACTCGGTCTCCCTCGCGCAGGTCGAGCACCCCGAGAGCCAGGAGGTCCGGGACGCCGTGTTCCGCCTCCAGCACCAGGCGATCGACGGCCTCGTCATCGTCCAGTCCGGGCGAGCCGGCCCCGAGCACCTCATGCTTCCCGCCGGTCTGCCGGTGGCCTCCTCCGACTCCGCCCTCGTGGGGCACTACCCTTCGGCCTCGGCCGACCAGGTGCAGGGGGTGCGTGACGCCGTCGACCACCTTCTGGGCCTGGGGCACCGGACGGTCCACCACGTGACCGGGCCGAGGGACTCCCAGTCGGCGGTCGTGCGCGCCGCGGCGTGGTCGCGTCGTCTTGAGGAGTCAGGGATCCCGGTGCCGGCCCCGGTCACCGGGGGCTGGGAGGCCCGCGACGGCTACGAGGCCGGCCTCCGCCTGGCCGCGGACCCGGAGGTCACCGCCGTGTTCTGCGCCAATGACGAGGTGGCTCTCGGGCTCGTCCGCGCCCTCCACGAGGCCGGGCGCCGTGTGCCCGAGGACGTGTCGGTCGTCGGCTTCGACGGCCTGCCCCTGGCGGAGTACACCTTCCCCCCGCTGACCACCGTCAGGCAGGACTTCCAGCGGGCGGGGGCCGAGATGGTGCGCCTCGTCCTCGAGCAGGCCGCCGGTGCGGTCATCGACCGCGGCTACCAGCTGGTCATCCCCACCGAGCTCGTCGTCCACGCGAGCACGGCGCCCCCGCCCCCCGGGTCCTGA
- a CDS encoding class I SAM-dependent methyltransferase, with protein MDASADATPAPLHTGLGARRYHRLSLRDESEVATIVEILAFPSRPELLDKRVLELSCGWGRLTLPMAAAGHRVLATDVDSDALADLAEHLVPQDQASTSVELRLTSLTSFSFDETFKAVCLPTGVTTRLDRTERRSVMEAAVSHLAPGGVLIVSTDYVLESAPTTMCLALGPHTTLTEQILPETGLRRTTLSWEDELYSSDLHIVPPTWVSRTCTQLGLTVTYQRSKPDPLLTGRVNAVIAAVKNP; from the coding sequence GTGGACGCGTCCGCAGACGCCACCCCTGCGCCGCTGCACACCGGCCTCGGGGCCAGGCGCTACCACAGGTTGTCGCTGCGCGACGAGTCCGAGGTGGCCACGATCGTCGAGATCCTCGCCTTCCCGAGCAGGCCCGAGCTCCTCGACAAGCGCGTCCTCGAGCTCTCCTGCGGGTGGGGGCGTCTCACCCTGCCCATGGCGGCAGCAGGCCACCGGGTGCTGGCCACCGACGTCGACTCCGACGCCCTGGCCGACCTCGCCGAGCACCTCGTCCCGCAGGACCAGGCGTCAACGAGCGTCGAGCTGCGCCTGACGAGCCTGACCTCCTTCTCCTTCGACGAGACCTTCAAGGCGGTCTGCCTGCCCACCGGGGTGACGACACGGCTGGACCGCACCGAGCGCCGCAGCGTCATGGAGGCAGCGGTCAGCCACCTCGCCCCCGGGGGGGTGCTCATCGTGTCGACCGACTACGTCCTGGAGTCGGCGCCGACGACGATGTGCCTGGCGCTGGGGCCGCACACGACCCTGACCGAGCAGATCCTGCCGGAGACCGGCCTGCGCCGCACGACCCTGAGCTGGGAGGACGAGCTCTACAGCTCCGACCTGCACATCGTCCCCCCGACCTGGGTCTCACGCACCTGCACCCAGCTGGGCCTGACGGTCACCTACCAGCGCTCCAAGCCCGACCCGCTCCTGACCGGCCGGGTCAACGCGGTCATCGCCGCCGTCAAGAACCCGTGA
- a CDS encoding DsbA family protein: protein MSVDSPAPVRQGNPLVVALLVVIAILLAVIAGILVTRDDRSAPAQTAATVSTDPSAAAATDPGAAASAAPTDPATSEPSQTDPAVLEILHAEVSRDPEDPRAQGAVDAPVVMVLYSDFSCPYCTQLAQEVEPELADLVEAGTLRIEWRDLAQVSATSPLAAQAGIAAANQGMFWEFHDAVYAAADPTGHPEYTEESLIELARAAGVPDIEQFTADMNDPATVQAVTEATQHAQQIGIDGTPFMIINDAYIPGYQPAEYVRATIEEQAAAAQ, encoded by the coding sequence ATGTCCGTCGACTCACCGGCACCCGTGCGCCAGGGCAACCCCCTCGTCGTCGCCCTCCTCGTCGTCATCGCCATCCTCCTCGCCGTCATCGCAGGCATCCTCGTCACCCGTGACGACCGCTCCGCCCCGGCGCAGACCGCGGCCACCGTCTCAACCGATCCGAGCGCAGCGGCCGCAACCGACCCGGGCGCCGCCGCCTCGGCGGCCCCGACCGACCCGGCCACCTCCGAACCGTCCCAGACCGACCCCGCCGTCCTCGAGATCCTCCACGCCGAGGTCTCGCGGGACCCTGAGGACCCCCGCGCCCAGGGCGCGGTGGACGCCCCGGTCGTCATGGTGCTCTACTCCGACTTCTCCTGCCCCTACTGCACCCAGCTCGCCCAGGAGGTCGAGCCCGAGCTCGCCGACCTCGTCGAGGCCGGGACCCTGCGCATCGAGTGGCGCGACCTCGCCCAGGTCTCGGCGACCTCCCCCCTGGCGGCGCAGGCAGGGATCGCCGCCGCCAACCAGGGCATGTTCTGGGAGTTCCACGACGCGGTCTACGCCGCCGCCGACCCCACCGGCCACCCCGAGTACACCGAGGAGTCGCTCATCGAGCTCGCCCGTGCCGCCGGAGTGCCCGATATCGAGCAGTTCACGGCGGACATGAACGACCCCGCCACCGTCCAGGCGGTCACCGAGGCCACGCAGCACGCCCAGCAGATCGGCATCGACGGCACCCCGTTCATGATCATCAACGACGCCTACATCCCCGGCTACCAGCCCGCGGAGTACGTGCGCGCCACGATCGAGGAGCAGGCCGCGGCCGCGCAGTGA